From the genome of Dermacentor andersoni chromosome 3, qqDerAnde1_hic_scaffold, whole genome shotgun sequence:
tccgtactcttgggacaaaggaacgacaacacacagtagtgcaaacaatcacaagggcatttattgcacctttcataccatgcctgctagccgagttcatatccccaaaacatgccgatgggcgcgcgacaaatctagaagtccgactcaccgagcgaccggatggcgagcgaatatgttcgccccatgctggatcccaacgcctggtcgttcgcgtgttcagtcacgccaacggtcgtgcgttcgaaggcggccacgcgaggcggtctcgcagaagcatggtcgcagcgcgcgcggaatgtcccgcgctgttcgccgacccgccgggaaagagccagccccttgtccctcggcgcccaagtaaccccgccgcggcgcgacggtcgcgacatctctcgcaccgcgcttgtaccacgccgcgggcgccaggccacgcgagccgtgcgggagaacagcatatcaggggatgcgctatgcgggaaaacatcaggggacgcgcgagagtcgcgcatccccacaaggctcattagacaagaacggatgaTAAGCATCGCTGGAGTGGCAGGGTGTGTGAACATTAGTCACGGTTCGAGTCACGCCATAATTCATCAACATCTCGCTTATCTGCTCTTgggtgcgcaatggatgcccaagattttgaaacatcgccagaagacggagaagttcggcgctgccttgactcatataATGCGGTAGCAGAATGAGGgggacgactttttgtctgcaattgtgactggGGATGAATCTTGGTGCCGCTACTACttgcctgaaacactacggcaaggcttacagtggaaacatttcaattcaccacccccaaggaaaacaaaggccgccatttctgccggaaaagtttTGTTGGCTTTCTTTTAGATCGTCAGGGACCATTATTGATgaaattttctaaacctggagagactataaattgtttccgatattgtgaacgGTCGGATCAGCTGCGTatcgcaaacaaacacatacGACGTGCAAAATTGAGCAGTGCGATTATCTTACTCCATGACATTGCCCATCCCCACATCGCTGATGGGGTTAATActaaactggcaaagttcaagtgggaaatgctgcaacatccgtcatacagcccatacctgttgccttgcgtcttccacatttggtaacatttgaaaaaactgctcaagggaaccagattcgtgtcggatgatgacgtggagtcatttacagatttttgaggtAGCAACcgaaggagttttatgagacgggaattacgcgactcttcagtaggacaaatgtctaaatgctcatggtgactacttttaaataaagtaccccgtttgtcatatattcgcattggctcattttcatttgactcgccctcgtatattttgcagaactcctgctttttgtatgtgctctctgttgcgactacaatttCGGACCAATTACTCGCAAAACACAACCGGTGACAGTTGcttctgcgcaatacattctaacaaaggacagcgtcattttgattttcccctggtcgttgcatatgtataAAAATGGAAACAAGGTTtttgaatgacagagagagagagagagagatgcaaatgatagAAAGGCCGGGAGGCTAACACATTTTCATTGAAATATTTCTCCTGAACTTGTACATTTTATGGCCTttatatttttcatatcagcgacatgcactgctttgctgatttcAAGCTGATATAGTTCAAAAGCTCGTGTGACATTTGCTTTACTttttaaatatacagaaaacatggaagcattgatatcagttatttcgggcacaatttttaggcgtacgagtacattcttttatgaaaaaatacatattttacttgttttgacagggCGTAGCGTTcacgaattcgtttgcagcatctttcgcAATGGCAGCGCAACTACTATTCATGCTTAATATATTTCATCCgtcgactaattctataaggaggaggccgagctgcaaagtgagccccccacgaacaaaatttctggctacgcgaCTGCAGTCATTGACACCAGTAGACATATGATAACCGCCAAGACGTTCGAACTTGCCTTGGCTTTCCTGACATTGTTCTTGGCACTGCCAGTGCTTCTGTTTTTGGTTCCACTTTTGCCTTTGCAAGATGCGTCACATTTCTTGCACGGTGTCTTGTAGCCCGccctgttaattgcacaaggcgttATTTAGAACAATAcacgttttttttcctttataaAAGGCTATAAGCGCAGTGAACACGGCGTTTTTTGCAGAGGCGTTCCTAGGCGAGGCAGACATACTTTGCTACTAATAATGTGAGCTTCAGACGGCTTAATACCAAAAGTTTATTACTAAACTTTTTATCAGTGCCTTACGGGGAGCTGTTTAATTGACGAATTTAGAGGCAGCCACAATTTAATGGATCGACATTTTTAAGGATCTTGAAAATCCCACCTAATTCAACATATTTATCATTTGAGTTTGAAATCTGAACCGTAAATTCAGGCGATATCGCAACCTAGCGTTGCGGCAGCGTAGACAACGCGGCCCCGCTATGATATCAGAGCAAGACGTCTCGTGAAGAGAAGCGTGGGGAAATTTGAAACCGAACGTCTCGTGGCACCCTATGATAGGACGCTCGCTGGCCAGACATGCGGTGGCATGATCCTGACCCAGCTTCCATCTTAGCGTATTTGCCATCTCACACGCAAGCTGGATGCACTCAATCTCTACGATGTCTTAATTTAGCCTTCAGTTTCGATTATGGATAACTCAAGTTACATgcgatttttttaatttctgaaGAATGAGTATGCCATAAGTTGTCACGCCCTCCAAGCTTTCCATATAAATAACTGCCgtcaataataaataataaagaaagttaATTAACATGTTTATATTTAATTTGTCTTTTCAGAGTAATTTAAGCAGCGGCAGAGTATATACGCCTCACCGTAAAGCTCGTATGAGAATACGATGGGTGTCTCACGGTCACAGCCTTTCTATAAGAAATCTGTGTTGTCTAAAAAACACCCAGTATATTAGTTTTTCTTTCACGCTTAAGCAAAGGTTCGTTTTAGTTTGACAATGTACCACCCTCACCCGACAAGTTTCAATCGAACATTACATCAGTCTCGGGTTAGGATGCAGTGGCCTTTCTGGGGCATGTGCAACTGTCTGAAAACTCCCTCGATAAGCTTCGACGTAAATGTCGTCCCTCGGTCAGTGCTGAATAACGGGGTTTGGTACCATAGCGTCCCATTGCGGATAAAAAAACTGGGCAAGCTCATATACTGTACCGTGTCGTAGCGCCTTCGTTTCGGCATAGCGCGTCAAATAATCAGCTGCGAACACGATGCAAACACGATGCACCTGTTTCTAGAATAATTTAAGAGAGACGGTCCAGGAATGCACATTCCCACTTGGTAGAACGGCGTGCAGGATTCATGAGTAGGTTTCAGTTAGCTGCACGTTTTAACGATTGTGAATTCTAGTGCGAGCCTTCGTGCCTTCTTTACACACTGCTTCACACAAGCTGCTGGTGTAGGACATTAGTACAGTAGGCACCCTCTATCTATCGTCCTTGTGAAGCTCAAGTGAACGGATGTGAGCTCGGCATGACAGTATTTTAGTATATCATTGTGCAAGGCATCCGGCACAACTATTACATGATGCTTGCCCTTGTCGCATCAGTTTTTCACGTTTTACATTCCTTCTTGCAAGCTGAATAACTACAAGCCTCGAGATGGCAAGCCTCGACAAATCGAACGCGGCAATAACACGGTCCGATTGTATAGATGATCCATGATAAGGCTCAATAGTTCACAGCAATGCTATCTCGCTTCATTTCGCCAAGACAACTAggccaagctttcacacttgctcTATAAGAAGCCTACAGCACCGTCAATATGCCGGCAATTTGTAAATGCACCAAATAAATATCTTAAATCAATATAAATCTTGGTTATAGCCTTTTATTATTCTAGTGTCCAAATTAGTAACGTTTAGATATGGAGTGAGTTGAGCAGCTCGTTTCGTAATAAACAAAGCTACCGTAATTAACTTTTCAATAATTGATCGCAGGTGGCTAAAGCAAGTGAGTAGTTTCCATCGAGGCCTGGAGATCATGTAGCTGTGTGAAGGCAGTtttattaaacatgcttctgttaGAAACAcgcgaacaaatattttgcaaatgcgctctttgaaagcataactgacgcagaaaaaatCACAGCTCCTTCCAGACcgtggtcgaacagcgaagctgtgttaattACACCCAGTGTTACACCaggcaagtcaaacttcgcaagccgTCTCTACTGTAAATCTTTGTTTCGCCATTCtatcacctcattttcgcttttgcggtaggcagcttctttctcaggagtacgcactactcgtggtcttcccatcgGTATAGCTGGCATGGAATGTACGGAACCATTAATCCAAAGCTCCATATATTGGGCACAAGGCCCATCACTGGAGATGCAGTCGCTGCAGTCGTTTTGACGATTGCTTGGATTGGTCGGAAGATtggcgtggctgccggcacttcttgctggcgcaagaaaTGCCGGACGCCTGACACTCGTAGTATTGCGTTTTattcgctgggcactgttcgctAACCCCACACTGCCAGCGCAACATTtgtttctacccgccgtggttgcataattactatggtgttgggctgcttagcacgcggtcgcgggatcgaatcctggccacggcggctgcatttcagtgggggcgaaatgctaaaacactcgtgtacttagattgaggtgcacgtaaagaaccccaggtggtctaaatttccggagtcccccactacggtgtgcctcatattcagaaattCGTTTCCGCACGTGAAACCCCACATTAtttcaacatttctttctttcgcggtAGGGTGAAAACAATCCTCGATAAATGCGTTGCTTttctggctcgatcgccgaaaatgcaccgtgtcaCAACTGAATAAGATTCCAGTATAAAATGGCATTCTCACAAGGAGAAAGTGGTCACACCAACCCCTTTCCCCCCGTTCCGATCTTGTTATCCTCTCCTCCTCGGAaacgtggcccctttttagcgacGTCCGACAACGACAGCACGGGGTCCGcaaaaagcttcgctgtaaaagaacgTCTGTAAGCCCGCCTGACCGCACGCAGCCTTTTGCGATATTATCACAAAAGGCTCTATCAAAGGTGTGGCTTCATGAACATCTTCCTATCGGTCAGTCCACTTTCGATGTTTATTCACGTTTTTGTTTCCAAGGCAATTTATGGCTGTAATGACAAtgtagcagcgaacgtgtgccgcctaAACCTTGCTTGGTCGCCCAaacgatgcatgacgcaatgatagtgcagatttagcgcgtcgctacCCTCAAGACAATGCTCTGCCGCCGAGGGACAATAACGAAAATAAACGCCTAGCCGATGCCGATGGTGATTGCACCTTCCTGACGAAATTTCAGGCAGTGATCTTTACGCCTATGCGTATTCTTCATTTGCGtgggtttcgctttcagaaagacaCAATGTTTTAAGTGCAGTGTCATTATTTACGGTATCGTGGATTTAAATATGGGTTTTCACTCTATATACAATTTGTCTCTCATAGTAGGTGTAAGGAAAGAAATGCACACATATACCAATACAGCCTCACACACACAatgcgcacgcacatacacacagacacAATACGCACGTACAGGCATttatgcgcacacaaacacgcacacattcgtTCGCCCAGGCACACAttcacacgcgcccacgcatgcatcgcaagcacgcatgcacgcacgcctACGCGCACTCGCACGTATGCAAATCCAAATACAGAGGCACAAACACGCGAATACAACCATACACACACACGTGCTCAAGACGTGCACTCGCATACTCCCTCTATCTCCGTCCCGGCTGCTTCTCAAAAAcctgcgcgtgcaaacagactacATAACACTCCCTCTATCATTACCGTCCCAACGTCAGCAGTAGGAAACCACTTTACAGTTTAAATTTGGAGCTTCTTAAAATCAACGTGCCCTCTGCCGGGAAGGTGCCAAACAATTTGCTCGTGTCGTGTGACTCCACCGCCCATccctgaccaaaacactgctttaacgcaccacgaATATTGCGAATAAGTGTCATAAATGCACATAATCTTAGAAGGGACCGCCCTCTCGATGCAGTCAGTGGAAACGTCTTGATGCACGGCCGATATctttaaatatatatttttaaactGCGCTCATTCAAGAACGCTTGTGCACTGCCGTGGAGGTCATATGCGGCATGTCCTGAATCCTGGGCATGGCCTGTCCTCGTTAAAATTAACCTGCCCACTCTTGCGCACACAGGTTGCATTTCTTGTACCTATAATAAACCAacccgtttcttttctttttccagaacAGACACCCTGGGCCTGGGAGATCAAAAACATGCCAGGTCGCAGGCCCTACCGTCAAATCATCGACGGTGTGCCGAGGTGCCCACTTGCCGATCCAGCAATATTTCGTAAAAGCCTCTCTTTCCGCGCTGCCAAGGGTGACGTCGTGCAGAGCACCTATCCCAAAAGTGGATCCCATTGGGTTGAGTACGTAACGCAGTTAATCGTCAACGGAGGAAAACCCATCAGCTCCTACAGCGAGTTCACCCGCAACTTCCGGGCAATCGGGCATGTGGACACTGATAGCTGGGAGTCGCCTCTACCCGTGAGACTGTTCATGACGCACCATCCACTCAGCCGAGAGACTATGAACAAAGAGGCCAAGTACATCTACGTCGCTCGAAACCCATGGGACGTCTGCGTCTCGCTTTTTCGCATGATCACAGACCTCAGCAGCTACAAGTTCGAGAACGGCACATTCGAAGAGTTCTTCGAACCCTTCATCGAGGGAGACTTGGGCTACGGGAGCTACTTTGACCACGTGACGTCAGCGTACGCGATGAGGGACAAACCAAACTTGTTCTTCGTGACTTATGAAGACATCAAGAAGGATATTAG
Proteins encoded in this window:
- the LOC126524246 gene encoding sulfotransferase 2A8-like; amino-acid sequence: MPGRRPYRQIIDGVPRCPLADPAIFRKSLSFRAAKGDVVQSTYPKSGSHWVEYVTQLIVNGGKPISSYSEFTRNFRAIGHVDTDSWESPLPVRLFMTHHPLSRETMNKEAKYIYVARNPWDVCVSLFRMITDLSSYKFENGTFEEFFEPFIEGDLGYGSYFDHVTSAYAMRDKPNLFFVTYEDIKKDIRGTVLRLARFLGDKYERALLENSQMLENIVQWSKPEHMRKIIVFNLTENETPEWNDFFVKINATSKDGYGGDKTKYALVKEAKVGGWKEYFKPDLLARLEKKIQEEEDNACFIELWEDIRKEAITLSRGSSEYQDFSAP